One Eurosta solidaginis isolate ZX-2024a chromosome 1, ASM4086904v1, whole genome shotgun sequence genomic window, ttctgtgctggcaaactgtACAAACgaggttagggactaagagtttgtttccctgacctacacgattgctgctggAAAAgaggggggcaggggctgatgctcagcattgctaccgactctactacgaagatagcagttatgagtggtagcagctgtttgagttgttgtcgCCGTGGGgcgcgggtacttgttgtggcttgctgagcagcggggctgctggaaggtagtgggggggagggggggggggcttaggcgtagactacgggatgcccttgggcgtgaacagcaaggagccacaaaagatttatagaagttacgtggacgtctggttttgggatgtagcccagaacaacctgtccgatgcaaccatcccatACACGAGActcactgacaagagtatgaccgccctaaaaagattatttttcggcagatgcagcaaaaccatttctcaggaccggggtcaggagacggacccggattggattcgataccttcccggagcaagagaatatagagcagtcccgctgcaaggatctgctggtaggatgacaatttgtgggagggacgcaacaaattaagtggggttacactgaaatgacagtccttggtcggaaaaaatcctgagtcgctccggtacatagaaccgactgccacTACCACTCATAGGTTGTCATCGAAATCATCTAACGGGAGGCGAAGGGAAACAGCTGCTTCGAAAGGGTTGGACCATACAATGTGCCGTTAGATCTGTTGGCTCCACATCACAGTTAAAAAGATTGTTTGTGTCATGTGGAGACCCATCGCAGGctgattgattctggataagtatgaGTTTGCTCTACtacagtatgtatgtacatgtcatTATTTACAATAAGTTCGAAAAATGTTGATCAATTAAAGTAAGTCTCATATGATTATTTCGGCTAATGCTTGGTAAATGATTGTAAGCTGGAAATTCTAGGCTGCTTCTTATCATGTCTTCAACGCCTGGCGACAAAGGTGGAGGCTCCCAATCTCTATTCAAACAGCAAATATTGTGCAAAACTGCAGTGGCGACAACAATACTCTCAACTTTTGCTATATTTATTCGCAACCCTAGTGATAGTACTGGAAATCTACGTTTCCATACGCCATACGAACGCTCAACGCAGTTTCTTGTTCTAACTAAGGACTCGTTATAAAGATTTTCTTCTGGACTATTGCATTGTGACAAAGGTGTTAATACCCAATTTGTATTTTGATAACCACTATCAGCTACAACGATTCCATTTTGGAACTCCCCATTTTTAAGACGTGCGCATattcgagaatttcgaaaaatggttGCATCATGTGCGGATCCTGGCCACCGCGCTACAATATCCAATATCTTGAGAGTGCTATCACAAAGGGTTTGAACATTGAAAGAAAACCACCCTTTTCGATTCCGATAAAGTTCAGCCTCATCTCCTCCTGTAATAATACATTTGCAATAACTAATGAAGGAAACAATTTTCGAGTTAGTTTACCAGGTGAACTAATTTTTATATGAGTACAGTCCATAGCAGCTATAACCCGGGGGAATTTAGCTGTCATATAAAACTGCTTTTGAATACTTCGAAGTTCTTCATCAGAGGGAAAACAGATGATGTCTTTGGCAAGTAGCGCTAAGTTGTGGGAGACAACTGTAACTACGCGCGAAGTTGTTTTTGTAGATACTCCACATAGATCGCCTACTGTTTGCAGAAAACTTCCAGTTGCATAAAAGCGAAGAGTAACTAGCAGCATTGTTTCAGCGGTTAAGGCACTATTCCTACGATTTAGAAAAATTACAGTGATTTCTGCAATGCTACCAAAGTAGCTGCTTACCATTTCGTTTTGTGTTCCAGTTTATCCTTAATTTTAGCTAATACAGCCCAAGCTACTTCTTTAGTCAATCTAAACCGATCACGAAAATCCTTCTCATCATAGTTTGAGAACACAGTTCTTTCGCGAATAGTTTTGCTCCTACGGACAATTATTCTTCTAGCAACACTATGATCTTCTGCATCGTTCATATCCTGCAATTCCTGATAGTCAAAACGGTCCATTTTATTCCGGGCAAggtaaaataaaatttccatttaaaatttctatttcaAAGTCAAcgtcaaattaataaataaataaatatgtatttcaaaGTCAATCAGCTAATTtctaactagagtttaactcgCCAACATTGGGCAGTAAACTTTTAGTTAACTCGCTACAGTGAAATTGAGAATCAATAGTTAACTGTGGAATGTAAGTTAACTTGCCACTGTGAAAATAGCCCTTAGAGTATCTTACCAAATATTAATCATTAAAGTTTACAAatattaaaattgatattattcctatgaaatatgaataaggatattcaTCCGAAAAATGTATAGTAATAATGTATTACAGGGATAATTTCATTATAAATTATCAATCAATTACTTCCCAAAAGATAATTCCTATTTAAACAGATATTGACTGAAATGTTCTTAGTTCGAACCAGAAAAAGCTGCTATACTACTGATGTAGATAGtaaaaaaggagagaaaaaaatGGTTGTGAACATTAATTCAGGATCTATTCCACTCTAAGCACTTAAGCGTTTATTTTGATCATTATTACtactccaacaacaacaaaatagttcTTTTGTCCGCACTACTAAATTTCCAAAAACCATATCTATTATTGACAAATATCAAACATGAGAAAGTTTATTTAGCTTTTACAGCTTTTTATTGAACTTAATTTAACTTTGCCCAATTCTGCACATCTATATACTAAAGCAGTTCTTAGTCCTCACATTTTCTATATTCAAAGAAACACCAGAGGAAAATTAACATTTGTCTATTTTACCatttctaattagaatttgtaaaaaaaaaacatcaatgttgagagaaaaaaattatatgtcaCTGTggcaacgcaaaaaaaaattgcaaaataacaCGTTCAGGTAAAGGGAGATGGAGCAACGTGGTCAAAGCATATATTTATGCACAACTATTTTTGCTTGCGTTTtcagctggagacattggtgctttatcggtaaccgtatcggtaaccttataacagctgattcgaccaaccttatgagaatcaatgcaatcgattattggtgccgctaaggtcgtaaccgtatcgtagccaaccaattgggttttagtttaccgtcgtaacgataaacagctgattacgttagggatacggatacagcgatacgacatacggcaccaatgactccagctttccATGTTGTTTTCTCTCGCTCTGCACGCGTGAACAATTGATGATATACATGTTACAAAAGGTATAAGAGAGTTAAATTTAAGAGAACTTACATGATGAGATCCAATGTGGTCAGCAGGCGCCTGTTGAGGTGTGTTGGtttgctaaaaaaattaaaatgatttcTTTTTCTCTCTCTCTGATGAATATAATTCttattagaaattttcttttgaactaTTCTCTTTGTCACAAAAAAATTCTTATTGCCTCACATATGTAAGACCATTTGCCATATTTTTAACCCTACATTGCTCGATCTAAAGTTTAGAatctttctgtttttttttttttttcttctttttttaaaacaaatttttactcTACAAGGGTTcgcaattatttatattatttgtaaCTACAACACAGcagattataaaaaaaatttaattctagaatgTTTCGTACATTTTTCGTGCATTTCTCTACATATgactgagaaaaaaaaatttatgagcaCATAAAGAGATTATAAATGCAATATGACCTGCTGCTCaacaacattttaatttttttttgatatcaaaaattaaatttttgcactTTCAACTTTTATCACACACTTAATGCAACAACGTGCAGTAGGTGTATCCTATTGTATATACATTTACATCACACAAATTTTATCGTTTTCATGGTTTTAGATTGTTTTACATTATCCGTAATCTGTAAAAATCGACTAGGTTGTGATTTCAACACTTTTCATCGATCAAATCCATGCAAAATTTTCactcaattaaaatttgttttctttttaaattttagcTTTACGTAGCTAGggtttcaaattaatttttccctatttatgtatatttaacaaaacaaattttttttttcacgtcGCCACATGGCTTTAGCTGCCTGTGCTGATGTGGTAAAGTCAGGATTTGCTGATCCTTCTGCCGTtggtccccaaaatcatccggCTCCGATGTCTCCACTCGCCTTAAGCCGCAGGATGGATTAttctttttattatatatatcattATATTTTAATGATAGCGGTTATAATTGCGGATAGAAACTTGAACCGCACTTTTTTATTGTTGGTGACCATGCACCGCTTCAAAAAACTAAGCCCGATACAGTATCGACGCACAACCGCTCACTTTGAAATCTTCAGCCAGAAAAAGGCACGAGATCAATTTGCGGAAATCCATCGTGCTCTCGTCTTTATCTCCTCATTTTCTCAAACCCATCATGCTCGCAATTAGACCGTTTGCTACAGGTGTTGCCACTGAACTCCGTTTTGCGACTTTAACCCTATGGTGGTCATGAAGCTAACTACCTAGCCTTTCTGATTTAGGACACATCTATGAATATTTCTGTCAGAAAAGGTTTTCAAAAACGAAGCCGCGCTcgcacagtttaaacttcataccagatcctagattcagtaagtgtgagttttaaactcagactaaaaatgaagcgtcttaaaagtttcaactgtgtaataactgaaCCGGATTGCATGTAATTAGGTACGAGAAACCAGTTAACAGTGTTGTAATTGAAGCTTATGGAGTTTCCCAAGCACCTACAGGAATAATTTTACGCAAAACACCCGAGTATTTGAGATAAATTTTCTTTCTCCACTAGTCACAAAatatatcacgaaaagtgtttgataaccgattgAAATATCTAACCACAAAAAGAAGTATTTTTTCTGATACGTcagttgtttcatcaaaaattaatgacaatgtgtttgcccctttttaatgcctcgcctaaattatctcccaggtGAAATGACATTGTTCTGCCACATTTTATTGACAGCAATTTtagtggtaagaattccattgaagtaaattgaaaattgtgTGTGTGTTAATAAATATGTGGcaaattttattagcagtattttgaacTTTTGtgtcagtgaaaaagaaataaaagtaccaaaaccgtgccgaaaatgGGCAATTGAGAAAAAGGACCAGTGGACCAAACGGGGaaggaagggaccatttttggtccaaatggaccgaGGTAGCAACCgagttctcaaatgcaagcttccaaaactgaacattttaacaacacgTCCATCAAGAATGGGCTTTTCCTAATAGATAAAATACGAAAATTAAACATTCCAGGAATCAAAACAGCAAGGGAAATTGGACGTTCTTTATACAAAGTCTTCTCTAATACAGGTATAGATGCTAATAGCagaattgaggggatgtgtggaataatggtataagtcgagttacatcgtttttccataaatcaactaaataaaaagagcacgattacatacacatactatattaatcttagaaaataatagtgatatttaacaaagatattagcttcatttatggaaaaacggtataactatctaataaaattttgcagtagtgaagcatcgaaatggtatgaaaatatattcaatgccgtagaccagaaagaactgaaaaataaaagaattgaagtggtttcaaaaacgactgagcagacagagaactccattgttaaaaatagaaaaagtttaaaaatgataaaagtagtaaaaaaaagattgctataaataacaaaaggaaataacaaaaaGTTATAAGCACATCTGAATAacagaatataatgtatttaacaatggttattaatgtatctactattttgtttaataaagtatctcaatcaaaatatttgatattcgatctatggaataacggtataactaaaaaaaaaaaagaaagcatccattttctaataaaattatgaatatataaaatttgttactttttcttatcaaagaatcatactaactaaaatcctaccaagtaggattattatacattcatttttacctgcattgttaagtttttttcacttttctcaaaaggttgattcttgagttataccgttattccacacatcccctcaattgacaataaacaataATATCAGAGTTTTCATACCAAAAAGCATGGTGGAAGCCTATGGCTTTATAAAACAAGTTCCTCAAGATTTCTCCGACAGAGAAATTATGGAACACATAACTTCAGAAATAAAAGTTATGTCTGTAGCACGCCTTCTTAGAAGAGACATAGACAACAAAGACAATTTCATACCGACATTCACTGTCAAAATAGGTTTTGCAGGAGTAGAAATACCTGAATCTTTAAAGAGTTTCTTTTTAGACATGAAAGTAAGACAGTGCTACAACTGTGGAAGACTGGAACACACCAAAAAAGCATGCAAATCGAAGAACAGATGTACACATTGTGGAAATGAAACAGGTTGTGAGTCAACATGTGTAACAAAGAACAACAAATGTATCCTATGCGGTCAAAATGGACATATTTTACTAAATCAGGACAAATGCCAAAAGTGGACTCTGGAAAAAAACATAACAGAAATTATGGCTATCAAAAAAACTCTCCAGACAGAAGGCCTAGACCTATGACACTTACACGTAACTGAATAACTTTACAAATCGTTTCGATTTGCTTGATGAAAACAGATCACAAATCTTCCAACACCGAAACCTAAAACAATCAACAGAGACAACATAATCAACAggaaatttacgaaaatttaaaatatctaacGCCAACTGTTCTTCAAAAATAGTAAATTCTATTAAAAATGCCATCAAAAAGGCTACAATCCACCTGAACAATTTCAAACACACCCCAAAGTCATGGTGGGATAAACAgatggaaaaaaattatatagtcCTTATTGCAAAAACCAAAAAGACAGGACGCACAGGAAGAATTGAAGATATAAACGATGCtctaaggaaaaaaataaaatggaaaaaggCTGTAAAAAAGACAAAAAGCCAAAGCTATAAAGACAGAGTTGAGGAACTCAGCCGAGACCCTCATAGCAAAAATGCATGGAATATTGTCCGCAATGTGAAAGGAAATGCTAGCTTCGCAAAATGTAGCTGATAACAACTTAGTTCTCAGACAAATTGATAATAATGATAATATTCATTTCACATAAGAAAAATTCGACGAAATACTTATCAACAAAATACCGAAAGGTGGAGGACTAGACCGTATAACATATGAGATGCTGAAAAAATTGCCATTGGAAGCCAAAAAAGCACTAGCTGAAATGCTAGAGACTCATCTAAACAGTAAGAATGTCAAAGACAGTTGGAGGAGAATAAAAATAGCACCTATTCTAAAACCCAATAAAAACCCGGACGATATTACAAGCTACAGACCAATAGCCCTAATCTCTGTCAATGCCAAGACTGTAAACATGTTAGTGAAAGAAATCCTGGTACAACATTTGAACACAAATAATGTGATACCAACCAAAAGCTTTGCATATAGAAAAAATCGATCTTCACGCATGTGCATAAATGAAATAACACATTATATTGCTGACCAGAAAAGAAAGAAACAACATGTATTTTTATGCGTATTAGATCTCAACAATGCGTACAACTGTGTAGACTTGTCAGCTCTAAAATTTAGGCTCCTTGATATACACACCAATCCTACTATAATAACATGGATTCATAACTTCTTTTAAAGAAGGTACTATATCTTAGGAAAAGAGTCGATAGAAATAAATAATGGACTGCCCCAAGGTAGCTGCCTATCaccaattttatttaacttatacACTAGACAACTACATACTATCAGTGATGAGTATACACTACTATATCAATACGCAGATGATTTTGTAATAATATGTCATGACCAAAGAAATAGCACTTAATACACTACAAGCTATAATCATGAATTTTCAGGGCATATGTAATTCACTTAAATTATCATTTaatttcccaaaaacaaaattcatatACATGACATCTGGGAAAAAACAATATTTCAATCTTAATATACAGAATACTCCAATTGAACAGGCAGATGAAATAAAAATGTTAGGTAGAGTTATGAATTTTAGATCCACTATCAAAGATTAtgccaacaaaacaaaaaaaagaagtgcAGAAAGCAGTAAACCTTATATCAAAGCTAATTACAACCAAGGCAGGCCTAAATCCAAAATATAGTTTAAATTTCTACAAAGCCTTTGTGAGAACAAAGACTGAGTATGGATGTACTTAGTACAGTACATTGTACTAACTTTGCAAATGCGCCGAAAGGATACAATTCAAAACTTCAAACAATTTCTAACAAAACTATAAGAAGATGCTTAGGAGTACCTCCCAGTACTCCAATTCATAGTAGATATGCATTGGCAGGAGAACTACCGCCTTTGATAAGAGCTAAATGGTTGGCAGCAAAGGAGCTAACCAAGCAATGATTTATTAATTACTCACTCATATCACAACTCCAAAACAAACCGGAACATATACAATAATTTTCAAGAAATATTTGGGAAAATAGACATAAACATCATATTCCATAGACACAGTAACCTACACCTATTAGGCACGCACCTTGACAACTCAAAGAATCAATATTCTAAAGAACAACTTAAAGCTATGTACAATGAAATAAAGACAGACTTACACAACAAAAGCTTTTTTATTCTTGCAACGGATGCTTCAGTGACAGACAGTAGCACAGGCTGCAGCAAAAATGACAGACACAAAAATGTATCATACTTATACAGGCTTGATGATAAATACTCATCTACCTATGGGGAACTGACAGCCATCAAACAAGCGGTAAAAATTGCAGAAatggaaaaatgtaaaaaattggcCAAAAGAAAACAATTGAATGGCTCAAACCTTGAGAAATCCAAATTAGTTGGACGCCCAGCCATGTTGGAATTTTGTTTAATGAGAAGGCAGATATTGCTGCCAAAGAAGCTGCTACAAGAGATGCAGCTATATAAAATACACTCACAAAACAAGAAGctctaataaaaataaatcagATGTTAACAAATGAACGGAACAATGAATTTCAAACAATAAGTATCTCCAGAGCTACTGTAACGAAGCTTGCCCTGTGCCCCGATGCTTCTTAataaattgctggggtatacaggccgtgtccagggttccgtacaataaatttatactgtggggcccttttccaagtcgtactttatttaacttaattatttacaaaaaacgtatgcctaaaatttcatttaagttcaattatttacttAAATTGGTATCGGCGTGGGTAACGGTCCATCCGGGTCCCGTTAGCGTGCCTGCTGCGTGCTTGCTTACCTTGCTATCACCCTGCTTTATCTTATTATGTTTTTTTGTGTTGGGTAACGGGCCATCAGGTCCCGTTAGTGCGTGGTTATGGGACGCCTTAGTGGCGTGCCTACGCTGGCGTTCGTCACTGCGCTGGCGGTCGTGCTAAGTatgcggtcactgaggacgctcgatgATGACGCTCTGTGGCCGGTGGAGTTGGCGTTGCGCTCACTGGCGGGAATGGTAATTTGTCACAGAGGACGCTCGACGATAATAGGGGTACGTCCACTGAGGGCGCTCGATGATAATGTGTATGCGACCACTACGGACGCTTGCTGACGACGCGTGGACGTTGGCGTCGCGGTTAGTAATTAGTCACAGAGGACACTTGAGATAGACAGATATGCAGTCACTGAGGACGCTTCTTTGGTGGCACTCTGTCACCGTTGGTGCTGGCGTTGCGCTGGCTGTCGCGATTATTAATTCGTCGTTGGATGATAATGAGTATGCGGCCACTGGGGACGCTTAAAATAAAAGGGTATGCCACTGAGGGCGCTCGGCTGCCGCCTGTGCTGACGTTGCGCTGGCTATCGCGATTAGTAGTTCGTCGCTGGCGACACTCGATGGTAATGTGGGGGACGCTCGTTGACGTTGGCGTCGCGATTAGTAGTTCGCCGCGGGTATGTTCTACGATAATGTGTATGCGGCTTCTGGGGACGCTTGTTGACGAAGCGTTGACGCTGGTGTCGCGATTACGGGTCGCCTCGTGGTCGGCTGTGGTGGATTCGGTGGAGCGCAGCTTTAAGCGTTTACTAAGCGGGGAAACCCCCAATCCTCACGATCGGTTCCGTCTGCGTCTACTTCGTGTggtgatgtctcgcactggtaAGATCCTATCTACGAGCTATCACCTTATGTCCGTAGATCCGATTTATATTCCCAGCGCCAGGCTATACCGTGTTTAGGCGACGGTGATTGCTTGTGTCGTAGTCGATGGCTCTGCTGCTGGCGCGGTTGACTGACTGTGTCGCCGTCGGCGTTGCTTTTACTACTATTGCGCTCACTCGCGTTTAATATAGCGACTCACAGTTGGTGGTGCGCATCCTAAAGCTTGACTTCGCTCAGTTCGCGACTAACCTGAGTAACGATGTCTCGCACTGGTAAAACCCTAACTACGAGCTAACACTGTTCAGCTTAGAACTGTTCACTACCACGGCTCAGTGCTGACTTATTATTTTCTTGCTGTCGTCGTTCTATTATAGGCTTGAATCAAAATAATAAATGTGTTTGTTCGCCGACACGTTGCGACTATGTTGTTACGATTGGTCGTGGTCGGTAGAAAGCTATAATTATTGTTGTCGCATGAATTGGGTATACTGTTGTTTGATGTTGCTGTTGAAGTTGGTATGAGCTATGCCTGTTGCGTGTTGTATTCGTGTGTTTGACTTATCTGCCCGGTAAGAAAAATTgtaggaaataataataataataataataatacccaacggattaaaccctcgAAAGCcagcccgaccggcgcgaggagcacatccgcatgacgcacggatttgttattgccgagttgttgataggcggaggtttgtttaagcgtcgagatctaaaactgctcagctacagaataaaaatcatcagctgagtactatacataacagttagaaattacatagaaattatacatatatatactacattgttaaataagtgaccatttttaatttatttgatttttttttaagagttaagataggataagacagttctctttatggtaaaaagtgaatccgttatatcaaatgaatttgaatgagtgttaaaatcatgacacaaacaccgaaaagattcatttaattcgaaattagttctacactgcttcaaaagaagaggtttgtaatgtcttgacacccgtgatgggacgttgaaatttacttcgttcaaaagaattggactagaaatcagtccattcaggagtttagccataaatataacgcctagcatttctctacgacttgcaagtgttggaagattgataagctttaaccgactagtataaggtggaagattatacgcagagtcccactgaaaattccttaaagagaaaagtagaaattgcttttgtattgattcaagtctatctgcatgaac contains:
- the LOC137238786 gene encoding putative nuclease HARBI1; protein product: MDRFDYQELQDMNDAEDHSVARRIIVRRSKTIRERTVFSNYDEKDFRDRFRLTKEVAWAVLAKIKDKLEHKTKWNSALTAETMLLVTLRFYATGSFLQTVGDLCGVSTKTTSRVVTVVSHNLALLAKDIICFPSDEELRSIQKQFYMTAKFPRVIAAMDCTHIKISSPGGDEAELYRNRKGWFSFNVQTLCDSTLKILDIVARWPGSAHDATIFRNSRICARLKNGEFQNGIVVADSGYQNTNWVLTPLSQCNSPEENLYNESLVRTRNCVERSYGVWKRRFPVLSLGLRINIAKVESIVVATAVLHNICCLNRDWEPPPLSPGVEDMIRSSLEFPAYNHLPSISRNNHMRLTLIDQHFSNLL